Proteins from a single region of Lentimicrobium saccharophilum:
- a CDS encoding [FeFe] hydrogenase, group A, whose product MNFPIEVNNKTIVARRGETILEALERNGIKVPTLCHMQGLYPTGSCRMCVVEVEGKHNLITACSYPVEEWMKIRTHSPRVVNARKTNVELLLSNHPDDCLYCERNGNCELQNFAEQLNVRERRFTGKKNKYKTDPSGSSIVRDPAKCILCGRCVRTCEEIIGAATLGFIGRGNTTIIGPAFNKQLNLSSCITCGQCIMACPTGALHEKRHSSDLQSALHNKDIHVVMQYSPTIAVSLAEEFGLKAGKEINGLLNAALRKTGFDKVFDSTFGADIYIMELAAELEHRLKNSLTFPMFSSDCPAWIKYVEQWHPELIPDISTCKSPQQMLGAIISEYYTKTYHINIDNLYTVSAMPCTAKKFEAQREQMTHKGISDVDAVLTTRELAQFIRLNGIDIHQGEPELADFPFHIRSSAGKLFSVSGGVTEALIRTLHFRLTGKELQQLRITELRSNKDYKEVKLKIGEFKLGFAAVSTVKQAAVLIEEIRNGRNDLHFIEVMACPIGCVNGGGQPIVDDQTALKARIKAVYDLDEKEPIRVAHKNPAVIELYKEFLGEPLGELSMKLLHTSYKKRDVSL is encoded by the coding sequence ATGAACTTCCCCATTGAAGTAAATAATAAAACAATCGTTGCCCGAAGGGGAGAAACCATTCTGGAAGCGCTGGAGCGTAACGGAATAAAGGTCCCTACCCTGTGCCACATGCAGGGCCTCTATCCTACCGGCTCCTGCCGCATGTGCGTTGTAGAGGTGGAAGGCAAGCACAACCTTATTACGGCCTGCTCTTACCCTGTGGAGGAATGGATGAAGATCAGGACACACTCCCCACGGGTGGTAAATGCCAGAAAAACCAATGTGGAATTGCTTTTGAGCAACCATCCCGACGATTGTCTGTATTGCGAACGAAACGGCAACTGCGAACTTCAAAACTTTGCAGAACAGCTTAATGTCAGGGAACGCAGGTTCACCGGCAAAAAGAATAAATACAAAACCGACCCTTCCGGATCCAGTATTGTGCGCGACCCAGCCAAATGCATCCTTTGCGGCCGTTGTGTCAGAACCTGTGAAGAGATTATCGGCGCCGCCACCCTCGGATTTATCGGAAGAGGAAACACAACCATCATCGGGCCGGCTTTTAACAAACAGCTCAACCTGTCAAGCTGCATCACCTGCGGACAATGTATCATGGCCTGCCCTACCGGCGCTTTACACGAAAAAAGACATTCATCCGACCTGCAAAGCGCGTTGCACAACAAAGACATCCATGTGGTAATGCAATACTCTCCTACCATTGCCGTGAGCCTGGCTGAAGAGTTCGGGCTGAAGGCCGGTAAGGAGATCAACGGGCTTCTGAATGCAGCGCTGAGAAAAACAGGTTTTGATAAAGTATTCGACAGCACTTTCGGCGCCGATATTTACATAATGGAACTTGCCGCCGAATTGGAGCACCGACTTAAAAACAGCCTTACGTTTCCCATGTTCAGCAGTGATTGTCCTGCATGGATCAAATATGTGGAGCAATGGCATCCTGAACTTATTCCCGATATTTCCACCTGCAAATCGCCCCAGCAGATGCTCGGAGCCATCATCAGCGAATACTATACCAAAACCTACCATATCAACATTGACAATCTCTATACGGTTTCGGCAATGCCCTGTACGGCGAAGAAGTTTGAGGCACAGCGTGAGCAAATGACCCACAAGGGGATCAGTGATGTTGATGCGGTTCTGACCACCCGGGAACTGGCTCAGTTTATACGCCTCAACGGCATCGACATTCATCAGGGCGAACCGGAACTTGCTGATTTTCCCTTTCACATCCGCAGCTCGGCAGGAAAACTGTTCAGTGTTTCCGGTGGAGTAACCGAAGCGCTGATACGGACCCTTCACTTCAGGCTTACAGGCAAGGAGCTGCAACAGCTGCGCATCACCGAACTCAGAAGTAACAAAGATTACAAGGAAGTAAAACTGAAGATCGGGGAATTTAAACTCGGCTTTGCCGCCGTAAGCACTGTAAAGCAGGCTGCGGTATTGATTGAAGAAATCAGAAACGGGCGCAACGACCTTCATTTTATCGAGGTGATGGCCTGCCCCATCGGATGCGTTAACGGAGGCGGTCAACCCATTGTAGATGATCAGACGGCCCTGAAAGCAAGAATTAAAGCGGTATATGACCTGGATGAAAAAGAGCCGATCAGAGTGGCACATAAAAACCCGGCCGTAATAGAATTGTACAAGGAGTTCCTCGGCGAGCCGTTGGGTGAACTCTCCATGAAACTGCTGCATACTTCTTACAAAAAAAGAGATGTCTCA